From the genome of Mustela lutreola isolate mMusLut2 chromosome 16, mMusLut2.pri, whole genome shotgun sequence, one region includes:
- the LOC131818710 gene encoding uncharacterized protein LOC131818710: MASCHATHVAPPRALLTPPPRVARAFARPLKSARRGSARLTEELGVRTRPPTQDARPTVPAGPRLPRVCIAHGGLPGPRTAARVTVPLRLRTLTLGKAAAGAGESEAGGGRTQAVRAREVRRKPLLQSPSPRCGSARRNGAGRARGRRTGGRASRRTGRTGACVLRGPPEDAVPTVRRTAPGRTPHAWSRRRLPRLRGFTYTSLQLRTPWCCHRALRDPEALGGRLRHFTCVYTAVRWCLCKKKLDTHRPHGCMHPEGTLRGHRRWPSAHNESGLRRNQFC; the protein is encoded by the exons ATGGCGTCGTGTCACGCAACTCACGTCGCCCCGCCCCGTGCCCTCCTAACCCCCCCGCCCCGGGTCGCTCGCGCTTTCGCGCGTCCCCTGAAGTCCGCGCGTCGCGGGAGCGCTCGCCTCACGGAGGAGCTCGGGGTAAGGACACGGCCGCCCACGCAGG ATGCTCGCCCCACTGTCCCGGCTGGACCGCGTCTGCCACGCGTTTGCATCGCGCACGGCGGCCTTCCCGGGCCCCGCACCGCGGCCCGCGTCACCGTTCCTCTCAGGCTGAGGACACTGACGCTGGGGAAGGCTGCGGCGGGGGCCGGGGAGTCggaggcggggggcgggcggACCCAGGCAGTCCGGGCTCGGGAAGTGCGGCGGAAGCCCCTGCTGCAGTCGCCCTCGCCTCGGTGCGGGAGCGCTCGGAGGAACGGCGCGGGACGGGCTCGCGGGCGGAGAACGGGCGGCCGCGCGTCCCGGAGGACCGGGAGGACAGGAGCCTGCGTGCTGCGCGGCCCACCCGAGGACGCGGTCCCCACGGTTCGCAGGACAGCCCCGGGCCGGACGCCCCACGCGTGGTCTCGGCGCCGGCTGCCTCGCCTGCGCGGTTTTACCTACACCTCCTTACAGCTGCGGACGCCGTGGTGTTGTCATCGTGCCCTTAGGGACCCTGAGGCCTTGGGAGGGAGGTTAAGGCACTTCACCTGCGtttacacagctg TCCGCTGGTGTCTGTGTAAGAAGAAGTTGGACACACACAGACCCCATGGTTGCATGCATCCAGAGGGAACACTGCGAGGACatagaaggtggccatctgcacaCAACGAGAGTGGCCTCAGAAGAAATCAGTTCTGCTGA